A single region of the Labrus bergylta chromosome 10, fLabBer1.1, whole genome shotgun sequence genome encodes:
- the LOC109990759 gene encoding BLOC-2 complex member HPS6 translates to MARSELEPLSDFGDFTRGKELTEILKLTCNLSNVRLSPDGRHIHVILRKPKVGLVTFDKYERLQLAQNQKKLDLRSTRTVPIVDVVYLDYNKISSSSRETATVAVIYEDGKAEFWRFQECKAGWHLLQTSDLCNSPRARVVSVCACPNLIIWCEERPPSESSPALSSTRNKLRYCVCRRDFEVEEAGAVSLGGVKIALHNNPKFSVVSSGDCVHLLPDLKVKPLLSISKFFLSWSPRHDSFTVSATCQNTPLKKLSAKESDFKRLVPDYLGYLSTLDPPEIFDFSPTGCGGLLLLLSTGWVCFLQKDGVLRQVFKLEDNCLVKFGTHTSLCMYQDTLALLIGQNLRLIDVNCGRELDKLTLKREGILFVNRAEKWSPHLLTETGLFMLLNKETDSNKVKPCGFSTTESIDPGALLVESVFEEACKYYQQRSLSSTQLTVDKLKKGGRFQAPISLASILRSYLLRQKGAEAPQEGEDGRTAGQDKLTVSLEAELKCLVTLEEVKGSLVRGSAKEVEAVCETLVEKEVARLLSSSELEQEALLYLNSIFSTFPSQAWRAAQAALQLHYNGECSLSSRASADVWKTVLSPAVTPSTATPVALTNGRPKHNHSLKGDHIANCKAKPTSSTPLANLPVFELLCHSVFHFQPSWLPTFLELAQQQQGSTGLGLSLASSSWGFSSARGGEGGENNVPLYKRALCVLSSLSIERAQQQDLEVELLLVSGRPNAILQALRILMATQQWEKVTQVAQKFCKQSPLLNKEIFTTLLCEVAHHRDLDPYLDLLWVLCPEDLTVTTILNLVLKNLPSPNSPPSSSPSSFSMSITSPSPPAPFADPQNSQLTIGLLKPLLRKVLQRETKPSQRYADILQSPSFPPPAPPRQPVEQLNPATDPCRNSAVEGEIAADFLAETPEGQSPARTALARTRVALPANTV, encoded by the coding sequence ATGGCGCGGTCGGAGTTGGAGCCACTGTCAGATTTTGGGGACTTTACGCGTGGCAAAGAGCTGACTGAAATCTTAAAACTGACCTGTAACCTGTCAAACGTCCGCCTGAGCCCAGATGGACGTCACATCCATGTCATCCTCCGCAAGCCTAAAGTCGGTCTTGTGACTTTTGACAAGTATGAAAGACTCCAGCTGGCCCAGAACCAGAAGAAACTGGATTTACGCTCAACACGAACTGTACCCATTGTGGATGTTGTGTATTTGGACTATAATaagatcagcagcagcagcagggagacTGCGACTGTGGCTGTGATTTATGAGGACGGGAAAGCTGAGTTTTGGAGATTCCAGGAGTGCAAAGCAGGCTGGCACCTCCTGCAAACATCAGACTTGTGCAACAGCCCCCGAGCAAGAGTGGTGTCCGTGTGTGCCTGTCCTAATCTAATCATCTGGTGTGAGGAGAGGCCGCCCTCAGAGAGCTCCCCGGCCCTCAGCTCCACCAGGAATAAACTGAGATACTGTGTTTGCAGACGTGACTTCGAGGTGGAGGAGGCGGGGGCTGTCAGCCTGGGTGGGGTGAAAATCGCCCTCCACAACAATCCCAAATTCAGCGTGGTGAGCTCGGGCGACTGCGTGCATCTCCTCCCCGACCTGAAGGTGAAGCCTCTGCTGAGCATCTCCAAATTTTTCCTCTCCTGGTCCCCGCGCCACGACTCCTTCACAGTGAGCGCCACGTGCCAAAACACGCCCCTCAAAAAGCTGTCAGCAAAAGAGTCTGACTTTAAGAGATTAGTGCCGGACTATTTGGGATACCTATCGACTCTTGACCCCCCTGAGATCTTTGACTTTTCACCTACGGGCTGTGgaggcctgctgctgctgctcagcacGGGCTGGgtgtgttttctgcagaaagACGGGGTGCTGAGGCAGGTTTTTAAACTGGAAGACAACTGTTTGGTCAAATTTGGCACTCACACCAGCCTCTGCATGTACCAGGACACGCTGGCTCTGCTTATAGGGCAAAACCTGCGTCTGATAGATGTGAACTGTGGCAGGGAGCTGGACAAGCTCACGCTAAAGAGAGAGGGGATATTATTTGTAAACCGAGCTGAAAAATGGTCACCTCACCTTCTCACAGAAACTGGACTATTTATGTTATTAAACAAGGAGACTGACTCTAACAAGGTGAAGCCTTGTGGTTTCAGTACGACGGAGAGTATTGATCCTGGAGCCCTCCTCGTCGAGTCTGTCTTCGAGGAAGCGTGTAAATACTACCAGCAGAGGAGCCTGAGCAGCACCCAGCTCACTGTGGACAAGCTGAAGAAAGGGGGGAGGTTTCAGGCTCCCATCTCTTTAGCCTCCATCCTCAGGAGCTACCTCCTGAGGCAGAAAGGAGCAGAGGCACCCCAGGAAGGAGAAGACGGACGCACTGCGGGGCAAGATAAGCTCACGGTTTCTCTGGAGGCTGAGCTCAAGTGTCTGGTCACTCTGGAGGAGGTTAAGGGCAGCTTAGTGAGGGGGAGTGCGAAAGAGGTGGAGGCCGTGTGTGAGACGCTGGTCGAGAAAGAAGTCGCGAGGCTGCTGTCGTCCTCGGAGCTGGAGCAAGAGGCTCTGCTTTACCTGAACTCTATCTTCAGTACCTTCCCCAGCCAGGCGTGGAGGGCGGCACAGGCTGCCCTTCAGCTGCACTACAACGGGGAGTGTTCTCTGTCCAGCCGGGCCTCTGCAGATGTGTGGAAAACTGTCCTCAGTCCCGCCGTGACACCCAGTACCGCAACCCCGGTGGCACTCACAAACGGCAGGCCGAAACACAATCACAGCCTCAAAGGTGATCATATTGCCAATTGTAAAGCCAAACCTACAAGCTCCACCCCCTTGGCTAACCTGCCTGTGTTCGAGCTCCTCTGCCACTCGGTTTTCCACTTCCAGCCCAGCTGGCTGCCCACTTTCCTGGAGCTtgcccagcagcagcagggctcTACGGGTCTGGGCCTGAGCCTGGCCTCTTCCTCCTGGGGCTTCTCCAGTGCGAGAGGAGGGGAGGGCGGGGAGAACAACGTCCCACTCTACAAACGGGCCCTGTGCGTCTTGTCCAGCCTGAGCATTGAGCGAGCCCAGCAGCAGGACCTGgaggtggagctgctgctggtcAGCGGGCGGCCCAACGCCATCCTCCAGGCTCTGAGGATCCTCATGGCCACGCAGCAGTGGGAGAAGGTTACACAGGTCGCCCAGAAGTTCTGCAAGCAGAGTCCTCTGCTCAACAAGGAGATTTTCACCACTCTGCTGTGCGAGGTGGCCCACCATCGAGACCTAGACCCCTACCTGGACTTACTGTGGGTGCTGTGCCCCGAGGACCTCACTGTCACAACCATTCTCAACCTGGTGCTTAAAAACCTCCCCTCCCCGAACAGCCCCCCTTCATCTTCCCCCTCGTCCTTCTCCATGTCCATCACGTCCCCCTCGCCCCCTGCTCCCTTTGCGGACCCCCAGAACAGCCAGTTAACCATCGGGCTGCTGAAACCTCTGCTGAGAAAAGTCCTTCAGAGGGAGACCAAGCCGAGCCAGCGCTACGCCGACATCCTCCAGTCGCCGTCGTTCCCCCCGCCCGCACCTCCTCGCCAGCCGGTAGAGCAACTTAACCCCGCCACAGATCCCTGCAGAAACTCGGCCGTGGAGGGCGAGATCGCAGCAGATTTTCTTGCAGAAACACCCGAGGGGCAGTCGCCCGCACGCACGGCTCTCGCGAGAACCAGGGTGGCACTTCCTGCTAACACAGTGTGA